The proteins below come from a single Nitrospirota bacterium genomic window:
- a CDS encoding TylF/MycF/NovP-related O-methyltransferase: MLKQLLLKSIDRAGYVVLRKPTYQHLKTAAQEGYLPMSSLSTVGPSLDEPGDDTIQDYQAEMHKYHVRTGTKDMDADFLPIYEKCRRFTMTSADRMYALYKAVEYIERASVPGDIVECGVWKGGSMMVAAHTLLRLGQVNRHLYLFDTYEGLPKPDEKLDVDIWGNRGIDGWLPHRRTDESSDWALATLDEVQGNLEGTGYPRNLLHFIKGMVERTIPDKAPEAIALLRLDTDWYNSTLHEMVHLFPRLSRNGVIIIDDYGHFRGARKAVDEYIARLKLPILLNRVDYAGRIAIKNF; this comes from the coding sequence ATGCTGAAACAGCTTCTTTTGAAGAGCATTGATCGTGCCGGCTACGTGGTTTTGCGGAAGCCCACGTACCAACATCTAAAAACGGCAGCACAGGAAGGATATCTCCCAATGTCTTCTCTAAGCACAGTAGGACCATCACTCGACGAACCCGGAGACGATACTATCCAAGACTATCAAGCGGAAATGCACAAATATCACGTGCGCACCGGTACAAAGGATATGGATGCAGACTTTCTACCAATTTACGAAAAGTGTCGAAGATTCACCATGACATCAGCCGACCGAATGTACGCACTCTACAAAGCAGTTGAATATATTGAGCGAGCTTCAGTGCCAGGCGATATTGTTGAATGCGGCGTATGGAAAGGCGGAAGCATGATGGTGGCAGCACATACGTTACTCCGGTTAGGCCAAGTCAATAGACATCTGTATCTGTTTGATACGTATGAAGGACTACCTAAGCCTGACGAAAAACTTGACGTGGACATTTGGGGGAATCGTGGCATTGACGGGTGGCTGCCACACAGGAGGACAGATGAAAGTAGTGACTGGGCCTTAGCAACTCTCGATGAAGTACAGGGAAACCTTGAAGGGACTGGTTATCCGCGCAACCTTCTCCATTTCATTAAAGGCATGGTCGAAAGAACCATACCGGACAAAGCCCCCGAAGCTATCGCCTTACTTCGCTTGGATACCGATTGGTACAATTCAACCTTGCACGAAATGGTCCACTTGTTCCCAAGACTGAGTCGAAACGGAGTCATAATCATTGACGACTACGGCCACTTCAGAGGTGCAAGAAAAGCTGTAGATGAATACATTGCCAGGCTTAAGCTGCCAATTCTTTTAAACCGAGTAGATTATGCCGGTCGTATCGCAATCAAAAATTTCTAG